A window of the Synechococcus sp. JA-3-3Ab genome harbors these coding sequences:
- the cas10 gene encoding type III-B CRISPR-associated protein Cas10/Cmr2, giving the protein MSYHYYWQAKLWGLLHDPALKALHDASGRAKEGLWPNLAAMQGWISPKAEGSPLAQVGDADLVASASDRAAIGHLPVAIDYQVADCSQSLGPGLEMSHLLSGRKRFWQLPEEEHRALRQASSRAEYLLAQEARVVPDWIWQEQEDIQKVFWWFWRCFPQALAREFGDESLLLLPAETRLPDGSLWSHTSVVAALAGCLAGYDEPKFTRPFLASLTFNPIQELIKASRKMRDFWAGSWLLHYLSARLCWRLAEKYGPDCLLYPSLYGQPLIDAWLLEKYPPFAEWIPQPSANTLLTAGFPNVILLLLPEERLQAAMQFAQQTLKEEWRHLAERALEHLQLERRWLVQLRPEDPTWGGWLEHQWQFYWAAAPLGSPQQRLKDTAILRSQESIERDPWVSAQNRTYHLKGKRQLFADPELKFLRISFWDPERQQCRQHKPGLNVGSWWAAAVEATRRLQAACKQARDWQLPVTFGPRSTVSGLGPVVHPSPRNRWISEGESRRLWQRQAGLFDGREQLNATETVKRALDKVLPELFPTLDEDEVAASYPDLTAGVAGYLKTHGRRELEHFEQACRAVEAIHPGMREVIREMRGKWGIPWADQQNLRYHPRLLNAGWLVEDLEADEATQKRCRQEIEATLSRYYPSINPASWYVVAAGDGDDMGQWLSGGKMKPYYDYLPQPLQRLADGQRDAIGRVLDSEELKQVKDAFSEFVKASRKRMGPATHSALSRALLDFSGQLVPYLTEQRYAGRLIYAGGDDVLAYTNLWEWDGWLWDIRQCFRGGEDDWREFANEGDYWQWQKAQLPAGLSRRPLFTLGSLASISFGVVIAHHSVPLAIALENLWEAEQGAKEQAYAQGSSKDSAQVRVLFANGNQLVSTCKFDTFDKWKDLLDFDWKLLGQKQDQSSLFEHAAQLWEQHPAPSLEAVPAWARLFCSRRDLFHGESEQTDRFQTKLVEFIQHFWQHSLPAQPGAWDLAIKNWFKLAAFVLRNRTVTLGRNGR; this is encoded by the coding sequence ATGTCTTATCACTACTACTGGCAAGCAAAGCTCTGGGGCCTGCTGCATGATCCTGCCCTCAAAGCCCTCCACGACGCCTCTGGCCGCGCTAAGGAAGGGCTGTGGCCAAACCTAGCAGCGATGCAGGGGTGGATCTCGCCCAAGGCAGAGGGATCCCCTCTGGCACAGGTGGGAGATGCGGATCTGGTCGCCTCCGCCAGCGATCGGGCTGCTATCGGCCACCTGCCGGTTGCCATCGACTACCAGGTAGCTGATTGCAGCCAGAGCCTGGGGCCGGGCTTAGAGATGAGCCATCTCCTTTCGGGGCGCAAGCGCTTTTGGCAACTGCCCGAAGAAGAACACCGCGCCCTGCGGCAGGCCAGCTCCCGCGCCGAGTACTTGCTGGCGCAGGAAGCAAGGGTAGTTCCCGACTGGATTTGGCAAGAACAGGAGGATATCCAGAAGGTGTTCTGGTGGTTCTGGCGCTGTTTTCCCCAGGCGCTGGCGCGGGAGTTTGGCGATGAAAGCCTCCTGCTTTTGCCGGCAGAAACGCGGCTGCCCGATGGATCCCTGTGGAGCCACACTAGCGTCGTGGCCGCTCTGGCGGGCTGTTTGGCCGGCTACGACGAGCCCAAGTTCACGCGGCCCTTTTTGGCCAGCTTGACCTTCAACCCCATCCAGGAGCTGATCAAAGCCAGCCGCAAGATGCGGGACTTTTGGGCCGGATCCTGGCTGTTGCACTACCTCTCGGCGCGGCTTTGCTGGCGCCTGGCGGAGAAATACGGCCCCGACTGCCTGCTCTACCCCAGCCTCTACGGCCAGCCTTTGATCGACGCTTGGCTGCTGGAGAAGTACCCCCCCTTTGCCGAGTGGATCCCGCAGCCTTCTGCCAACACTCTGCTCACCGCCGGCTTCCCCAACGTGATCCTCTTGCTGTTGCCCGAAGAGCGGCTGCAGGCGGCCATGCAGTTTGCCCAGCAGACCCTCAAAGAAGAATGGCGCCACCTGGCGGAAAGAGCGCTGGAGCACCTGCAACTGGAGCGCCGCTGGCTGGTGCAGTTGCGCCCAGAAGATCCCACCTGGGGGGGATGGCTGGAGCACCAGTGGCAGTTCTACTGGGCGGCAGCGCCCCTGGGATCCCCCCAGCAAAGGCTCAAAGACACCGCCATCCTCAGGTCCCAGGAGTCCATTGAGCGGGATCCCTGGGTCAGCGCCCAAAACCGCACCTACCATCTCAAAGGAAAGCGGCAGCTTTTTGCCGATCCGGAGCTGAAGTTCCTGCGGATCAGCTTCTGGGATCCCGAAAGGCAGCAGTGCCGCCAGCACAAGCCAGGGCTAAACGTAGGCTCCTGGTGGGCAGCGGCAGTGGAGGCGACGCGCCGGCTGCAGGCAGCCTGCAAACAGGCCCGCGATTGGCAGTTGCCGGTGACCTTTGGGCCGCGCAGCACCGTCTCTGGCCTAGGGCCGGTGGTTCACCCTTCCCCCAGGAATCGCTGGATTAGCGAAGGGGAGAGCCGGCGGCTTTGGCAGCGCCAGGCAGGGCTTTTCGATGGCCGCGAGCAGCTCAACGCCACCGAAACGGTTAAGCGGGCCCTAGACAAGGTGTTGCCGGAGCTCTTCCCCACCCTCGACGAAGACGAGGTCGCCGCTTCCTACCCAGATCTCACTGCTGGCGTGGCCGGTTACCTGAAAACCCACGGGCGACGCGAGCTGGAGCACTTCGAGCAGGCCTGCCGCGCCGTTGAGGCCATTCACCCCGGCATGCGGGAGGTGATCCGGGAGATGCGTGGCAAGTGGGGGATCCCGTGGGCCGACCAGCAAAACCTGCGCTACCACCCCCGCCTGCTCAACGCCGGCTGGCTGGTGGAGGACCTGGAAGCAGACGAGGCAACCCAGAAGCGCTGCCGCCAGGAGATAGAAGCCACCCTCAGCCGCTACTACCCCAGCATCAACCCCGCCAGTTGGTACGTGGTGGCCGCCGGCGATGGCGACGACATGGGCCAGTGGCTGAGCGGGGGGAAGATGAAGCCCTACTACGACTACCTGCCCCAGCCGCTGCAGCGCCTAGCGGATGGCCAGAGGGACGCTATTGGCCGCGTCCTCGACTCTGAAGAGCTCAAGCAAGTCAAGGACGCCTTCAGCGAGTTTGTTAAAGCCAGCCGCAAGCGCATGGGCCCGGCCACCCACAGCGCCCTCAGCCGGGCTCTGTTGGATTTTTCCGGCCAGTTGGTGCCCTACCTCACCGAGCAGCGCTATGCCGGCAGGCTTATCTACGCCGGCGGAGACGACGTTTTGGCCTACACCAACCTCTGGGAGTGGGATGGCTGGCTCTGGGACATCCGCCAATGTTTCCGCGGCGGCGAAGACGACTGGCGCGAGTTTGCCAACGAAGGGGACTACTGGCAGTGGCAAAAGGCGCAGTTGCCGGCTGGCCTCAGCCGTCGCCCTCTTTTTACTCTGGGATCCCTGGCCAGCATTAGCTTTGGGGTGGTGATTGCCCACCACTCGGTGCCCCTGGCCATTGCCCTGGAGAATCTCTGGGAGGCAGAACAAGGCGCCAAAGAGCAGGCCTATGCCCAGGGCAGCTCCAAAGACAGCGCCCAGGTGCGGGTACTGTTTGCCAACGGCAACCAACTGGTGAGCACCTGCAAGTTCGACACCTTCGACAAGTGGAAAGACCTGCTGGATTTTGACTGGAAGCTGTTGGGCCAAAAGCAGGATCAAAGCTCCCTATTTGAACACGCCGCCCAGCTCTGGGAGCAGCACCCAGCCCCCAGCCTGGAAGCGGTGCCTGCTTGGGCCCGCCTGTTCTGCAGCCGCCGGGATCTCTTCCACGGCGAAAGCGAGCAGACGGATCGTTTCCAGACCAAGCTGGTCGAGTTTATTCAGCACTTTTGGCAGCACAGCCTGCCCGCCCAGCCGGGGGCCTGGGATCTGGCCATCAAAAACTGGTTCAAGCTGGCGGCCTTTGTGCTGCGCAACCGCACCGTCACTTTGGGGAGGAACGGTCGATGA